A DNA window from Janibacter sp. A1S7 contains the following coding sequences:
- a CDS encoding DUF3068 domain-containing protein → MRKYLLPAIIMGVGAFILTMGLLFRFYAYPKLAVVPTDQNTTSVIQDPNATFFDADNVEPGATGELTTTARIIGDPEASEAASEETGRDVAVWNMGQVSDNNGDNMPMAGSTSVMVFDRHTGEAINCCGESENGEEVEREGLLVKFPFDTKAVDTYEWWDATVGQAFSVTYEGEETLQGMDLYKFTSDVPLTKYTTMELPGSLFGGAPSAPAVEADRFYSNERTFWVDPVTGVIIDRVEDQHQEFRHDGETVNALTTTSSFTQETVDTNVEDYKSKSTQLAMIQSTLPVLFTVVGLVLLLAGLVLSVIIGRRRNRDVPAHADDRGDPVFGDRG, encoded by the coding sequence GTGCGCAAGTACCTGCTGCCGGCGATCATCATGGGCGTCGGCGCGTTCATTCTCACCATGGGACTGCTCTTCCGGTTCTATGCCTATCCGAAACTGGCGGTCGTCCCGACCGACCAGAACACCACGTCGGTCATCCAGGACCCCAACGCGACCTTCTTCGACGCGGACAACGTCGAGCCGGGGGCCACCGGCGAGCTGACCACCACCGCCCGCATCATCGGCGACCCGGAGGCCTCCGAGGCCGCGTCCGAGGAGACCGGCCGTGACGTCGCGGTGTGGAACATGGGGCAGGTCAGCGACAACAACGGCGACAACATGCCAATGGCCGGCAGCACGTCCGTGATGGTCTTCGACCGTCACACCGGCGAGGCGATCAACTGCTGTGGTGAGTCCGAGAACGGCGAAGAGGTCGAGCGTGAGGGACTGCTGGTGAAGTTCCCCTTCGACACCAAGGCCGTCGACACCTACGAGTGGTGGGACGCGACCGTGGGCCAGGCCTTCTCCGTCACGTACGAAGGTGAGGAGACGCTCCAGGGCATGGACCTGTACAAGTTCACCAGCGACGTCCCGCTGACCAAGTACACGACCATGGAGCTACCGGGATCGTTGTTCGGTGGAGCACCCTCTGCGCCCGCCGTCGAGGCCGACCGCTTCTACTCCAACGAGCGCACCTTCTGGGTCGACCCCGTCACGGGTGTCATCATCGACCGCGTCGAGGACCAGCACCAGGAGTTCCGCCACGACGGCGAGACCGTCAACGCCCTGACGACGACCTCGAGCTTCACCCAGGAGACGGTCGACACGAACGTCGAGGACTACAAGTCGAAGTCGACGCAGCTGGCGATGATCCAATCCACGCTCCCGGTCCTCTTCACCGTGGTCGGTCTCGTCCTGCTGCTCGCCGGTCTGGTCCTGTCCGTCATCATCGGTCGACGCAGGAACCGCGACGTGCCGGCCCACGCAGACGACCGCGGTGACCCGGTCTTCGGCGACCGCGGCTGA
- a CDS encoding D-glycero-alpha-D-manno-heptose-1,7-bisphosphate 7-phosphatase gives MIDSAGPGAPFDLVLLDRDGTLNVRVPDGYVTRPEDLVMLPGAGRAVGRIAATGCRIVLVTNQRGIARGRMTGADLVAVHARLREEVALGGGRLDGIAVCPHEEGECRCRKPQDGLFRAALSRAPWASADRCLMIGDMPSDLEPAARLGMRTLRVDGSVGIVEVLDRVLGSDPVDDRPS, from the coding sequence GTGATCGACTCCGCCGGGCCCGGGGCCCCCTTCGACCTCGTCCTGCTCGATCGCGACGGGACGCTCAACGTCCGGGTCCCGGATGGCTACGTCACCCGCCCGGAGGACCTGGTCATGCTGCCGGGCGCCGGGCGTGCCGTCGGGAGGATCGCCGCGACAGGATGTCGCATCGTCCTGGTGACGAACCAGCGGGGCATCGCGCGCGGACGGATGACCGGCGCGGACCTGGTCGCCGTGCACGCGCGCCTCCGCGAGGAGGTGGCGCTCGGTGGCGGGCGTCTCGACGGCATCGCGGTGTGTCCCCACGAGGAGGGAGAGTGTCGCTGCCGCAAGCCGCAGGACGGGCTCTTCCGCGCCGCGCTCTCGCGCGCACCCTGGGCGAGCGCGGACCGGTGCCTGATGATCGGGGACATGCCCTCCGACCTGGAACCGGCGGCACGTCTCGGGATGCGGACGCTCCGCGTCGACGGGTCCGTCGGCATCGTGGAGGTTCTCGACCGGGTCCTCGGGTCCGATCCGGTCGACGACAGGCCATCCTGA
- a CDS encoding D-sedoheptulose-7-phosphate isomerase yields MTTHERSGADLVATRLEAGIEAWGRLAEQVAAPDLRDRAHTAGVAVLAALGSGGALLVAGNGGSAAISSHIAAEFLGKCVVDRHPLPAISLAESHSSLTAIGNDYGFDQVFVRGVQAFGRPGDVLLAMSTSGTSPNIVAALAEARSRGLVTILMTGEKGAGLVDLADHLLVVPSRETPRIQEVHLLWAHAWCEAVDHAMQEQG; encoded by the coding sequence ATGACCACGCACGAACGCTCGGGAGCCGACCTCGTCGCGACCCGGCTCGAGGCCGGGATCGAGGCCTGGGGCCGGCTGGCAGAGCAGGTCGCCGCCCCGGACCTGCGCGACCGCGCCCACACTGCCGGCGTGGCCGTCCTGGCAGCGCTGGGGTCCGGCGGCGCGCTCCTCGTCGCGGGCAACGGTGGCAGCGCCGCGATCTCCAGCCACATCGCTGCCGAGTTCCTCGGCAAGTGCGTCGTGGACCGTCACCCGCTGCCGGCGATCAGCCTGGCGGAGTCGCACTCCTCACTGACCGCGATCGGCAACGACTACGGCTTCGACCAGGTCTTCGTGCGCGGGGTGCAGGCATTCGGCCGACCGGGGGACGTCCTCCTGGCGATGTCCACCTCGGGCACGAGTCCCAACATCGTCGCCGCCCTGGCGGAGGCACGCTCGCGTGGCCTGGTCACGATCCTGATGACGGGGGAGAAGGGTGCCGGCCTGGTGGATCTCGCCGACCACCTCCTCGTCGTTCCTTCCCGGGAGACACCACGGATCCAGGAGGTCCACCTGCTCTGGGCCCATGCCTGGTGCGAGGCGGTCGACCACGCGATGCAGGAGCAGGGCTGA
- a CDS encoding GHMP kinase has protein sequence MTVRPVLRARAPLRVSFAGGGSDVAPFPEREGGAVLSATIGSYAYATLRPRDDGHITVESHDYGTSIGYDVGAPLELDGELDLPKAAIARIMALEGAMASGGFDLFLHTNAPPGSGLGSSSAVMVAVIDLVARHCGLDLGPYEIAELAYRLEREDLAIPGGSQDQYAAAFGGFNFMEFRTDGQVVVNPLRVRADTVHELEHNMLLAYTGRTRVSDHIIEDQVSRYETGDLDAVAGLRAQRDLADAMRIALLRGQVDEVGHLLGEAWREKQRMSSRITTPLISQAVEIAMRSGALGGKVTGAGGGGHLIFICEFERRHVVADALIELGLTVSEFTFTTHGVTTWKGRQ, from the coding sequence ATGACCGTGCGCCCGGTACTGCGTGCCCGCGCGCCCCTTCGGGTCAGCTTCGCCGGCGGTGGCTCGGACGTGGCTCCCTTCCCCGAGCGCGAAGGGGGAGCGGTCCTCAGCGCCACGATCGGCAGCTACGCCTACGCGACGCTGCGCCCACGCGATGACGGCCACATCACCGTCGAGTCCCACGACTACGGGACCTCGATCGGCTACGACGTCGGCGCCCCGCTCGAGCTCGACGGTGAGCTCGACCTGCCGAAGGCGGCGATCGCCCGCATCATGGCGCTCGAGGGAGCGATGGCCTCGGGCGGATTCGACCTCTTCCTGCACACCAACGCACCTCCGGGATCGGGTCTGGGCAGCTCGAGCGCCGTGATGGTGGCCGTCATCGACCTCGTCGCCCGACACTGCGGTCTCGATCTGGGTCCGTACGAGATCGCCGAACTCGCCTACCGACTGGAGCGCGAGGACCTCGCGATCCCCGGCGGCTCCCAGGACCAGTATGCGGCTGCCTTCGGTGGCTTCAACTTCATGGAGTTCCGCACCGATGGCCAGGTGGTCGTCAACCCCCTGCGCGTGCGTGCGGACACCGTGCACGAGCTGGAGCACAACATGTTGCTCGCGTACACCGGACGCACCCGAGTCAGTGACCACATCATCGAGGACCAGGTCTCGCGGTACGAGACCGGCGACCTGGATGCCGTGGCCGGCCTGCGAGCCCAGCGGGACCTCGCGGACGCCATGCGGATCGCGCTCCTGAGGGGCCAGGTCGACGAGGTCGGCCACCTGCTCGGCGAGGCCTGGCGCGAGAAGCAGCGGATGTCCTCGCGGATCACGACGCCGTTGATCTCCCAGGCAGTCGAGATCGCCATGCGCAGCGGTGCACTCGGGGGCAAGGTCACCGGCGCGGGTGGCGGTGGCCACCTGATCTTCATCTGCGAGTTCGAGCGGCGCCACGTCGTCGCCGACGCCCTGATCGAGCTGGGGCTGACGGTCTCGGAGTTCACCTTCACCACGCACGGTGTGACCACCTGGAAGGGTCGCCAATGA
- a CDS encoding acyltransferase family protein, with the protein MYRIVGDDIDARLHARPRILGLDLLRALAAWLVLLSHVAFWTGRSSAGIVGGLAARGELGVAIFFALSAFLLSTPFVRRALGQPARWSLGTYLVRRAARIMPAYLLALAGVVTAAAVIGGAAADVLDLPTVLVHLVVGQGWTGRTFQSFTQTWSLTTEVTFYLVLPVVALVLARPTRGATPLATAHRLLVACGVVAVVGLVCQGATGLLPSPEDAGVLGTSAAGHAAWFALGAAVTVVIEAEHAGHPVSRRPWLEVLRTSPGTLVLLAGVLWLAASSDVAGPRGLEPASGLESVAAEALYGLVAGCLLLAATTRGLTELLTDSSVAGPARWLGDISYGVFLWHVVVLQVSFAVLDLQLFAAPFGLVLVLTTVVSVGLAHLSWSLLERPVLARAHRRRHAPVPQPASRA; encoded by the coding sequence GTGTACCGAATAGTAGGTGACGACATCGACGCACGTTTGCACGCCCGACCACGCATCCTCGGCCTCGACCTGCTCCGGGCGCTCGCGGCCTGGCTCGTGCTGCTGTCCCACGTGGCCTTCTGGACCGGCAGGAGCAGTGCGGGCATCGTCGGCGGGCTCGCCGCCCGCGGCGAGCTCGGGGTGGCCATCTTCTTCGCCCTGTCGGCCTTCCTGCTGTCCACCCCCTTCGTCCGACGGGCGCTCGGGCAGCCAGCCCGGTGGTCACTCGGCACCTACCTGGTGCGCCGGGCAGCACGGATCATGCCTGCCTACCTGCTGGCTCTCGCCGGGGTCGTGACCGCGGCAGCCGTGATCGGAGGCGCTGCCGCTGACGTGCTCGACCTCCCGACCGTGCTCGTCCACCTCGTCGTCGGACAGGGGTGGACGGGACGCACCTTCCAGTCCTTCACCCAGACGTGGAGCCTGACGACCGAGGTCACCTTCTACCTGGTCCTCCCGGTCGTCGCGCTGGTGCTGGCTCGTCCGACGAGAGGAGCCACCCCCTTGGCAACGGCCCACCGGCTGCTCGTGGCCTGTGGCGTCGTCGCCGTCGTCGGGTTGGTTTGCCAAGGGGCCACCGGTCTGCTGCCGAGCCCCGAGGACGCCGGTGTCCTTGGTACCTCGGCAGCCGGGCACGCCGCGTGGTTCGCCCTGGGGGCGGCCGTCACGGTCGTCATCGAGGCGGAGCACGCCGGCCATCCGGTCTCCCGACGGCCGTGGCTGGAGGTCCTGCGCACCAGTCCCGGCACCCTCGTCCTCCTCGCCGGCGTCCTGTGGCTGGCCGCCTCGTCGGACGTCGCCGGGCCACGCGGGCTGGAGCCGGCGAGCGGGCTCGAGTCGGTTGCCGCCGAGGCGCTCTACGGCCTGGTCGCCGGATGCCTCCTGCTCGCGGCGACGACCCGTGGCCTGACCGAGCTGCTCACCGACTCGTCTGTCGCCGGCCCCGCGCGATGGCTCGGTGACATCTCCTACGGCGTCTTCCTCTGGCACGTCGTCGTGCTCCAGGTGAGTTTTGCGGTGCTTGACCTCCAGCTCTTCGCCGCTCCCTTCGGCCTCGTCCTCGTGCTGACCACGGTCGTCAGCGTGGGGCTGGCCCATCTGTCGTGGAGCCTGCTGGAGCGTCCGGTGCTGGCCCGGGCCCACCGGCGCCGGCACGCGCCAGTGCCCCAGCCAGCATCCCGAGCGTGA
- a CDS encoding alpha-(1->3)-arabinofuranosyltransferase domain-containing protein, with protein MEPPARPSAAMTPAQDTGSAADAGAVEEVRQRVQRLAATLLVAVLPWLIAPGRLQPDTKTDLVVSPARYLRRSLWAWNDHTGIGELQNQAYGYLWPMGSVFLAGDAAGLPGWVTQRLWWTLLLVVAFVGAERLARRVVGLPTVPALVTAVVFALSPRVLTVLAEISVEVWPYALAPWLVLVADRMVAPAAGRTGRRRGAVATGLLTLCLGGVNATVSLVALVPAAAWIAVAPTARGRGRALAWWLPATVLGALWWLGPLIVLGRYSYPFLDHIEVASMTTAVATVTNVLRGTEHWIAFILTDGDHPTWQSGWVLAQSVTAIIATTVLAGLGLAGLLRRRAEPVTTDEGGGAHLTRWALLLVLVGTVTMTMGRTGAGSGLLAEPVQHLLDGPLAPLRNVHKADLLVRLPVAVGVGLLAHWATRIERGAGPLVRQVVVVTTVLALVGALSPVWVGRVGDAWAPRGIPATWTQTAERVDALAEQDGGTTLVLPGARTADFTWGRVTDEPLRALASSPVLVRAAAPLGHPGATRVLDHVDALAATGRSQPELAAGLRRLGISRVVVRGGLGQDLAAVDPGRVAATLAASPGLSRTWSHGEGREEISIWRLEEPASPVTMVPTDAVVTVAAAPEGWFALVAAGLLDPRSVTRQPTADRPAQVRTDTLRWQALNSGRPPALGSGPTLPAGDRLPTTVGSRALTAPPADGAGPGASWTTRFWIGLSGIATSSSAASPFARAPRSPGEGPAALVDGDPATAWVSGDGAATQQITLHLDETASPREVLVHEAWGGDLGRLASVSVDGRQGSRPQDSMTWHVPLDGADRDEITIDLRTQPGADGDDARPVGVREVELDGGPRLGTGLTLPDGSGPVLFTRDPRAGADLTAGEDPSTLVRRAGALPRSRISATVRIRPGAAGQDLVAAPWSLHGSTLPDGFASSADLERWPVAALDGDPDTRWTPAAGTADPVLSIDFQAEQEVGTIRLDRAVGGVTVATDSERYVLPSGTTLTIPRQRTQHLTLSFPRPPGRAAWSAPEVTVPGIDGPREQVRLDCGQAGSVGRGDGRVGLSLDASRRALIEGGPVAATPCGDLPAGDGTVTATAVPGLVAERVSLVPEGWTAPGVTRTRAVASHREHAGSWSFDVGSGERSLLVLTQGANEGWQAITTDGQTLRPVTVDGWRQAFVVPAGPATTVGVEFTPNRTHRAALAAGAVAAVLLLIWGAIELALRRRAAPAPGGEGPHERADPAGGGTTASMPDAGRGRGPIVIGVLSAAVIGLLVAGPLGLLVAVPGALVPPRFRWLAVALVLAGAGVALAVLGVAERQSAGAWVAQGLGTFTLGMLAGALARAGAGGPGPAPDAPAGSTTDGPAPR; from the coding sequence GTGGAACCTCCTGCTCGTCCTTCGGCGGCGATGACCCCGGCGCAGGACACCGGGTCGGCTGCGGACGCAGGAGCCGTCGAGGAGGTCCGACAACGGGTGCAGCGACTGGCGGCGACGCTGCTCGTGGCCGTCCTGCCGTGGCTCATCGCCCCGGGACGACTCCAGCCGGACACCAAGACCGACCTCGTGGTCTCCCCGGCCAGGTACCTCCGGCGCTCCCTGTGGGCGTGGAACGATCACACCGGGATCGGCGAGCTGCAGAACCAGGCCTATGGCTACCTCTGGCCGATGGGTTCCGTCTTCCTCGCCGGCGATGCTGCCGGACTGCCCGGATGGGTCACCCAACGACTGTGGTGGACCCTGCTCCTGGTCGTCGCCTTCGTGGGCGCGGAGCGGTTGGCCCGTCGCGTCGTCGGTCTGCCGACGGTCCCCGCCCTGGTCACCGCCGTCGTCTTCGCACTGTCACCGCGGGTGCTCACGGTGCTGGCGGAGATCTCCGTCGAGGTGTGGCCGTATGCGCTCGCGCCCTGGCTGGTGCTCGTCGCGGACCGGATGGTCGCGCCGGCGGCCGGGAGAACAGGTCGACGCAGGGGGGCGGTGGCGACCGGCCTGCTCACGCTCTGCCTCGGTGGCGTCAACGCCACGGTCTCCCTTGTCGCGCTCGTGCCCGCGGCGGCGTGGATCGCGGTGGCCCCCACGGCCCGTGGCCGGGGTCGCGCCCTGGCCTGGTGGCTGCCGGCGACCGTCCTGGGGGCGCTGTGGTGGCTCGGCCCCCTCATCGTGCTCGGACGCTACTCCTACCCCTTCCTCGACCACATCGAGGTGGCCTCCATGACGACCGCGGTGGCCACCGTGACCAATGTCCTGCGGGGGACCGAGCACTGGATCGCCTTCATCCTCACTGACGGCGACCACCCGACCTGGCAGAGCGGATGGGTGCTGGCGCAGTCGGTCACCGCGATCATCGCCACGACGGTGCTCGCCGGGCTGGGGCTGGCGGGTCTGCTGAGACGGCGGGCCGAGCCGGTCACCACCGACGAAGGGGGAGGGGCCCATCTCACGCGGTGGGCCCTCCTGCTGGTTCTCGTCGGGACGGTCACCATGACCATGGGCCGCACCGGCGCGGGCTCGGGGCTCCTCGCCGAACCGGTCCAGCACCTCCTGGACGGCCCCCTCGCGCCGCTGCGCAACGTGCACAAGGCAGACCTTCTCGTGCGCCTGCCCGTCGCTGTGGGCGTGGGACTGCTGGCCCACTGGGCGACACGGATCGAGCGGGGAGCGGGACCGCTGGTGCGGCAGGTCGTGGTGGTCACCACCGTGCTCGCCCTCGTCGGCGCACTCTCCCCGGTGTGGGTGGGCCGGGTCGGCGACGCCTGGGCACCGCGGGGCATCCCCGCGACCTGGACGCAGACCGCCGAGAGGGTCGACGCCCTGGCCGAGCAGGACGGGGGCACCACGCTGGTCCTGCCGGGTGCACGCACAGCCGACTTCACCTGGGGGCGGGTCACCGACGAGCCGCTGCGGGCGCTGGCGTCCTCGCCGGTCCTCGTCCGGGCCGCAGCACCCTTGGGGCATCCCGGAGCGACCCGCGTGCTCGACCACGTGGACGCACTCGCGGCCACCGGACGCAGCCAACCGGAGCTGGCTGCCGGCCTGCGCCGTCTCGGGATCTCCCGGGTGGTCGTGCGCGGGGGGCTGGGCCAGGACCTCGCTGCCGTGGACCCGGGCCGGGTCGCCGCCACGCTCGCGGCCTCGCCGGGGCTGAGCCGCACGTGGTCCCACGGGGAGGGTCGTGAGGAGATCAGCATCTGGCGCCTGGAGGAGCCGGCCTCACCCGTCACCATGGTCCCGACCGACGCCGTGGTCACCGTGGCAGCCGCCCCCGAAGGGTGGTTCGCACTCGTCGCGGCGGGACTGCTGGACCCCCGATCGGTGACGCGGCAACCCACCGCCGACCGCCCCGCGCAGGTGAGGACGGACACCCTGCGCTGGCAGGCGCTCAACTCCGGCCGCCCACCGGCGCTGGGCAGCGGTCCGACCCTCCCGGCCGGGGACCGCCTGCCGACGACCGTGGGTAGCCGGGCGCTCACGGCCCCTCCGGCCGATGGCGCGGGCCCGGGGGCGAGTTGGACGACCCGCTTCTGGATCGGCCTCTCCGGGATCGCCACCAGCTCCAGCGCGGCCTCCCCCTTCGCCCGTGCCCCGCGGAGCCCTGGGGAGGGGCCCGCGGCACTCGTTGACGGGGACCCGGCGACAGCGTGGGTCAGCGGCGACGGGGCTGCGACGCAGCAGATCACCCTCCACCTCGACGAGACGGCCTCACCCCGCGAGGTCCTCGTCCACGAGGCCTGGGGAGGTGACCTCGGCCGCCTCGCGTCCGTCTCCGTCGACGGGAGGCAGGGAAGCCGGCCACAGGACTCGATGACCTGGCACGTCCCTCTCGACGGCGCAGATCGCGACGAGATCACCATCGACCTCAGGACGCAGCCGGGGGCGGACGGTGACGATGCCCGACCCGTGGGGGTTCGCGAGGTGGAGCTCGACGGGGGGCCGCGGCTCGGGACCGGACTCACCCTCCCGGACGGCAGCGGGCCGGTGCTGTTCACCCGCGACCCGCGTGCCGGCGCGGACCTCACCGCGGGAGAGGACCCGAGCACCCTGGTTCGGCGGGCCGGTGCCCTGCCCAGGAGCCGGATCTCGGCGACCGTGCGGATCCGTCCGGGTGCCGCCGGCCAGGATCTGGTCGCCGCGCCCTGGAGCCTGCACGGCAGTACCCTGCCGGACGGATTCGCCTCGTCGGCCGACCTGGAGCGCTGGCCGGTCGCCGCGCTCGACGGTGACCCGGACACGCGGTGGACTCCCGCCGCCGGGACGGCCGACCCCGTCCTGTCCATCGACTTCCAGGCCGAGCAGGAGGTCGGCACGATCCGGCTCGACCGCGCGGTCGGTGGTGTCACCGTGGCCACGGACTCCGAGCGGTACGTCCTGCCCAGCGGCACCACGCTGACGATCCCGCGACAGCGGACGCAGCACCTGACGTTGAGCTTTCCCCGACCGCCCGGTCGTGCCGCATGGTCGGCGCCGGAGGTGACCGTGCCGGGGATCGACGGGCCACGGGAGCAGGTTCGGTTGGACTGCGGTCAGGCCGGCTCCGTCGGCCGTGGGGACGGTCGGGTCGGACTCTCCCTCGATGCGTCGCGCCGTGCCCTCATCGAGGGTGGGCCGGTGGCGGCCACCCCGTGCGGGGACCTGCCCGCCGGTGACGGGACGGTCACCGCCACCGCCGTCCCCGGACTCGTGGCCGAGCGGGTCTCGCTGGTCCCCGAGGGCTGGACCGCTCCCGGGGTGACCCGGACCCGGGCGGTCGCCAGCCACCGTGAGCACGCCGGCAGCTGGTCCTTCGACGTCGGGTCGGGCGAGCGCTCGCTGCTGGTGCTCACCCAGGGCGCCAACGAGGGCTGGCAGGCGATCACGACTGACGGTCAGACCCTGCGTCCCGTCACCGTGGACGGGTGGCGCCAGGCCTTCGTCGTACCGGCGGGGCCGGCCACCACCGTCGGCGTCGAGTTCACCCCCAACCGCACGCACCGAGCGGCCCTGGCCGCCGGCGCCGTCGCGGCGGTGCTGCTCCTCATCTGGGGAGCCATCGAGCTGGCTCTGCGCCGACGAGCGGCTCCCGCTCCGGGTGGCGAAGGGCCGCACGAACGCGCCGACCCGGCGGGGGGCGGGACCACCGCGTCCATGCCGGACGCAGGTCGCGGGCGCGGGCCGATCGTCATCGGTGTCCTGTCCGCGGCGGTCATCGGGCTCCTCGTGGCCGGACCGCTCGGTCTGCTCGTCGCCGTGCCGGGAGCGTTGGTTCCCCCTCGGTTCCGCTGGCTCGCCGTGGCGCTCGTCCTCGCCGGCGCCGGGGTGGCACTCGCCGTCCTCGGGGTGGCCGAGCGTCAGTCGGCCGGGGCCTGGGTGGCGCAGGGCCTGGGGACGTTCACGCTCGGGATGCTGGCTGGGGCACTGGCGCGTGCCGGCGCCGGTGGGCCCGGGCCAGCACCGGACGCTCCAGCAGGCTCCACGACAGATGGGCCAGCCCCACGCTGA
- a CDS encoding class I SAM-dependent methyltransferase, which yields MTTPPPAHRGIRRSVRLFSAFLVEQTDPHRFYSELAADSIDLLREHTGLHGRTVLDVGAGPSEFARAFRQEGARYVPLDHDPMVASVRDGGVVGDALRLPLAEASVDVVFSSNMWEHVPDPEAVADELLRVTRPGGIVLLSYTNWLSPWGGHETSPWHWLGGQRAIRRYERTHGHPPKNRVGETLYRVSVRQGLRWARGADVEVLAARPRYLPDWCAAILRLPGVREVLTWNLLLVLRRR from the coding sequence ATGACCACCCCACCGCCCGCGCATCGCGGGATCCGACGCTCGGTGCGGCTCTTCTCGGCCTTCCTGGTCGAGCAGACGGACCCGCACCGCTTCTACTCGGAGCTCGCGGCCGACTCCATCGACCTGCTGCGTGAGCACACCGGCCTGCACGGCCGGACGGTCCTGGACGTCGGTGCCGGGCCGAGCGAGTTCGCCCGGGCCTTTCGGCAGGAGGGGGCGCGCTACGTCCCGCTCGACCACGATCCGATGGTCGCGTCGGTACGCGACGGTGGTGTGGTCGGCGACGCACTGCGGTTGCCCCTGGCCGAGGCATCGGTGGACGTCGTCTTCTCGAGCAACATGTGGGAGCACGTCCCGGACCCCGAGGCCGTGGCCGACGAGCTGCTGCGCGTCACCCGACCCGGCGGGATCGTCCTGCTGTCCTACACCAATTGGCTCTCCCCGTGGGGCGGGCACGAGACCTCGCCCTGGCACTGGCTCGGAGGGCAGCGGGCCATCCGCCGCTACGAGCGCACGCACGGGCACCCGCCGAAGAACAGGGTGGGGGAGACGCTCTACCGCGTGTCCGTGCGTCAGGGGCTGCGCTGGGCCCGCGGCGCGGACGTCGAGGTCCTCGCCGCCCGCCCGCGTTACCTGCCCGACTGGTGCGCGGCCATCCTGCGTCTGCCGGGTGTCCGCGAGGTCCTCACGTGGAACCTCCTGCTCGTCCTTCGGCGGCGATGA
- a CDS encoding class I SAM-dependent methyltransferase yields MCGSLVLGEAVGGGCVLDRCTRCGHVERDLGRCPADHRDLAYGGEPTLDRIRLDLTHRELVRDGMPERVLEIGYGAGSLLRRFLDAGAEVAGVDPDQLLVDVDPVVRARGDLRVGGIEDAADLPGDQDLVYGVHVLEHVANPHRALATAHDLLRPGGRVGFLTPAGDSTALDRYGAAWWMLEDPTHVRFFTADSLTRAAEAAGFVDVRVRRLLLDSLSVDAASVARAVRPGPRPRGVLASDAVVAGAVASLPLVLAQRLVRPRTRPTLHLHARRP; encoded by the coding sequence ATGTGCGGCTCTTTGGTGCTCGGCGAGGCCGTCGGGGGTGGGTGCGTCCTCGATCGCTGCACCCGGTGCGGGCACGTCGAACGAGATCTCGGTCGTTGTCCGGCCGACCACCGCGACCTCGCGTACGGGGGTGAGCCCACCCTCGACCGGATCCGTCTGGACCTGACCCACCGGGAGCTCGTGCGCGACGGCATGCCGGAGCGCGTCCTCGAGATCGGGTACGGAGCGGGCTCCCTGCTGCGCCGCTTCCTCGACGCCGGGGCGGAGGTCGCCGGAGTCGATCCGGACCAGCTCCTCGTCGACGTGGACCCGGTGGTGCGGGCCCGCGGGGACCTGCGCGTCGGCGGCATCGAGGACGCAGCCGACCTGCCGGGTGACCAGGACCTCGTCTACGGCGTGCACGTCCTCGAGCACGTGGCCAACCCCCACCGGGCGCTCGCTACCGCCCACGACCTGCTGCGTCCCGGTGGGCGCGTGGGCTTCCTCACCCCGGCCGGTGACAGCACCGCCCTCGACCGGTACGGGGCCGCATGGTGGATGCTGGAGGACCCGACGCACGTTCGGTTCTTCACGGCGGACTCGTTGACCCGGGCCGCCGAGGCGGCCGGCTTCGTCGACGTCCGGGTGCGCCGCCTCCTGCTCGACAGCCTGAGTGTCGATGCCGCCAGCGTGGCCAGGGCCGTGCGCCCGGGGCCGCGGCCCCGTGGCGTGCTCGCGTCCGATGCCGTGGTGGCCGGAGCGGTCGCGAGCCTGCCGCTCGTCCTCGCCCAGCGCCTGGTACGACCGCGCACACGGCCCACGCTGCACCTGCACGCCCGTCGGCCATGA